From Chryseobacterium sp. H1D6B, a single genomic window includes:
- the gyrB gene encoding DNA topoisomerase (ATP-hydrolyzing) subunit B yields the protein MSQKQYTASSIQALEGMEHVRLRPSMYIGDVGVRGLHHLVYEVVDNSIDEALAGHCDTILVTIHQGESISVKDNGRGIPVDFHEKEQKSALEVVMTKIGAGGKFDKDSYKVSGGLHGVGVSCVNALSTLLIATVSRDGKLYQQKYSEGKALADVAEIGTTTERGTEVFFQPDGTIFQELVYNYDTLATRLRELAFLNKGITITLIDERNPNDDGSFPAEIFHSEGGLKEFVEFIDGNRESIMEHVIFMEGERDDIPVEVAMRYNTSFNENLHSYVNNINTHEGGTHLAGFRRALTRTLKKYADDLGIPAKEKVEITGDDFREGLTAVISVKVMEPQFEGQTKTKLGNSEVSGAVDKIVGEMLTNFLEENPNEAKIIVQKVVLAAKARQAAKKAREMVQRKSPMGGSGLPGKLSDCSSKSPAESELFLVEGDSAGGTAKQGRDRHFQAILPLRGKILNVEKSMLHKVYDNEEIKNIYTALGVSVGTEEDSKALNMAKLRYHKVVIMTDADIDGSHISTLILTFFFRFMKELIENGYIYIAQPPLYLLKKGNKKIYAYNEKEREEFTLEMSPDGKGVEVQRYKGLGEMNPEQLWETTLNPEHRILKQVTIDNAVEADNIFSMLMGDEVPPRREFIEKNAKYAKIDV from the coding sequence ATGAGTCAAAAACAATATACAGCTAGCAGTATCCAGGCATTAGAAGGCATGGAACACGTTCGATTAAGACCATCTATGTACATTGGAGATGTAGGAGTAAGAGGTCTTCATCATTTGGTTTATGAAGTAGTAGATAACTCTATTGATGAGGCTTTAGCAGGACACTGCGATACCATTTTGGTAACCATTCATCAAGGCGAGAGTATCTCTGTAAAAGATAATGGTAGAGGAATTCCTGTAGACTTTCACGAAAAAGAACAAAAATCTGCTCTAGAAGTTGTAATGACTAAAATTGGAGCAGGAGGAAAATTTGATAAAGATTCTTACAAAGTGTCCGGAGGACTTCACGGAGTTGGTGTTTCTTGTGTAAACGCTCTTTCAACTTTGTTAATCGCTACAGTAAGCCGTGACGGTAAATTGTATCAGCAAAAATATTCAGAAGGGAAAGCACTTGCAGATGTTGCTGAAATTGGAACGACCACTGAAAGAGGAACAGAAGTTTTCTTTCAGCCGGATGGTACCATCTTCCAGGAACTTGTGTATAACTATGATACCCTTGCAACAAGATTGAGAGAACTTGCTTTTCTTAATAAAGGGATTACTATAACTCTTATTGATGAGAGAAATCCTAATGACGATGGTTCTTTTCCTGCAGAAATTTTCCATTCTGAAGGAGGGTTAAAAGAGTTTGTTGAATTTATCGATGGAAATCGTGAGTCTATCATGGAACACGTAATTTTCATGGAAGGTGAAAGAGATGATATTCCTGTAGAAGTAGCCATGCGTTACAATACTTCATTTAACGAAAATCTGCATTCTTACGTTAATAATATCAATACCCATGAAGGAGGTACTCACTTAGCAGGTTTCAGACGTGCTTTAACGAGAACCTTGAAAAAGTATGCTGATGATTTGGGAATTCCTGCAAAAGAAAAAGTAGAGATTACAGGGGATGATTTCCGTGAAGGTTTAACGGCAGTAATTTCAGTAAAAGTAATGGAGCCTCAGTTTGAAGGACAGACAAAAACGAAATTAGGTAACTCCGAAGTTTCTGGTGCTGTTGATAAGATTGTAGGGGAGATGCTTACCAACTTCTTGGAAGAAAATCCTAACGAAGCAAAAATTATCGTTCAGAAAGTTGTATTAGCCGCAAAAGCTAGACAAGCCGCAAAAAAGGCGCGTGAAATGGTTCAGAGAAAATCGCCGATGGGCGGATCTGGACTTCCAGGGAAATTATCTGACTGTTCATCAAAAAGCCCTGCAGAATCTGAATTGTTCTTAGTAGAGGGAGATTCAGCAGGTGGAACTGCAAAACAAGGTAGAGACAGGCATTTTCAAGCTATTTTACCATTAAGAGGTAAGATCCTGAATGTGGAAAAATCTATGCTTCATAAAGTGTATGATAACGAGGAGATTAAAAATATTTATACAGCTCTTGGGGTTTCTGTAGGAACAGAGGAAGACAGCAAAGCTTTAAATATGGCTAAACTAAGATATCATAAAGTGGTTATCATGACCGATGCTGATATTGACGGTTCTCACATTTCTACCCTTATCCTTACTTTCTTCTTCCGTTTTATGAAGGAGCTTATCGAGAATGGATATATTTATATAGCACAGCCGCCTTTATATTTATTGAAAAAAGGAAACAAGAAAATATATGCCTATAACGAAAAAGAACGTGAAGAATTTACGTTGGAAATGTCGCCGGACGGAAAAGGAGTAGAGGTACAACGTTATAAAGGTCTTGGGGAAATGAATCCTGAACAGCTTTGGGAAACAACCCTGAACCCTGAACACAGAATCTTGAAACAGGTAACTATTGATAATGCAGTAGAAGCTGACAATATTTTCTCAATGCTGATGGGAGACGAAGTTCCGCCAAGAAGAGAGTTTATAGAGAAAAATGCAAAATATGCTAAAATTGATGTATAA
- a CDS encoding DUF3857 domain-containing protein yields MMKILCIGAFSIASLYYSQNYPASAIPENLKQNANVVVRKDFTTIQINKIDEIKYQYNTVTTVLNKDGNSKAAAYIPYEKGDQISDIKVTIYDEAGKKVKTYSKSDFGDYANNTQGAFYSNNRVLVLSFTPTQYPYTVDFSYQLTNQNTVFIPDFVPFFSTNTSLEEGQFKIINNSGIELRTKTYPSKYDYTTVKESTNGGEKIYTYKNVPAVDDAFLLPQPVKILPKVSFSLTKFNLEGKEGSMNNWDDFGAWYYNSLLQPVSVSTPAIKAEVASLNLQGSTEEKVKKLYQHMQAKTRYIFVALGIGGWQPMPPDEVDRKGYGDCKGLTNYMKTLLDEAGIPSVYSVINSNSSQVSFDSDFPKMGGNHVILMVPTEKGNIWLENTSQQIAFNHLGYRTTDRNVLSIRKNGIELVNTPVYSADQNKEMQSLKVKLNEDNSITGEGQFSYTGSQYDFNLAYSNLTAKERNEAVKSQLDVLNFEKIEMKNFLNDRDHAVVKYDLDFKANNYSKNAGSSMIFRAVPIFTNKFYKIEENRTLPFEIGQSFEDEYHISFMIPKNYKIDEVPENVTINSEFGTYSLNFVKNGEEIKVNRIIRVNKGLYPKEKYNDYINFRKKTINIDNSKILITKI; encoded by the coding sequence ATGATGAAGATATTATGTATTGGAGCCTTTTCAATAGCTTCTTTATATTACTCGCAGAACTATCCGGCATCTGCAATTCCTGAAAACTTAAAACAAAATGCAAATGTTGTTGTAAGAAAGGATTTTACGACGATTCAAATCAATAAAATTGATGAAATAAAATACCAATATAACACGGTAACCACTGTTTTGAATAAAGATGGAAATTCAAAAGCAGCGGCTTATATTCCTTATGAAAAAGGAGACCAGATTTCAGATATTAAAGTAACAATCTATGATGAAGCTGGTAAAAAGGTAAAGACCTATTCAAAATCAGATTTTGGAGACTACGCTAATAATACGCAGGGTGCATTTTATTCGAATAATAGGGTTTTAGTTTTATCTTTTACCCCTACTCAATATCCTTATACTGTTGATTTTTCTTATCAGCTTACTAATCAAAATACTGTTTTTATTCCGGATTTTGTCCCGTTCTTCTCTACGAATACGTCTTTGGAAGAAGGCCAGTTTAAAATCATTAATAATTCTGGTATTGAACTTCGGACAAAGACCTATCCTTCAAAATATGATTATACCACAGTTAAAGAAAGCACTAACGGAGGAGAGAAAATATACACCTATAAAAATGTTCCGGCAGTTGATGATGCTTTTCTGTTGCCGCAGCCTGTAAAAATACTGCCGAAAGTGAGCTTTTCTCTTACAAAGTTTAATCTTGAAGGGAAAGAAGGAAGTATGAATAACTGGGACGATTTTGGGGCTTGGTACTATAACAGTCTTTTACAGCCCGTTTCTGTCTCTACTCCAGCAATTAAAGCTGAGGTGGCCTCTCTTAATCTGCAGGGGTCTACAGAAGAAAAGGTGAAAAAACTGTATCAGCATATGCAGGCAAAAACCAGATATATTTTTGTGGCTTTAGGAATTGGCGGCTGGCAGCCTATGCCTCCGGATGAAGTGGACAGAAAAGGATATGGAGATTGTAAAGGACTGACCAATTATATGAAAACGTTATTGGACGAAGCAGGAATTCCGTCTGTGTATTCTGTGATCAATTCAAATTCTTCTCAGGTTTCTTTTGATTCTGATTTTCCAAAAATGGGCGGTAATCACGTTATTTTGATGGTGCCTACTGAAAAAGGAAATATCTGGCTGGAAAACACTTCACAACAAATAGCTTTTAATCATTTAGGCTATAGAACTACAGACAGAAATGTACTTTCAATAAGAAAAAATGGAATAGAGCTTGTGAATACCCCTGTGTACAGTGCGGATCAGAACAAGGAAATGCAGAGTTTAAAAGTAAAATTAAATGAGGATAACAGTATTACTGGGGAAGGGCAGTTTTCTTATACAGGAAGCCAGTATGATTTTAATTTAGCCTACTCAAATCTTACAGCTAAAGAAAGAAATGAAGCCGTAAAAAGTCAGCTTGATGTATTGAATTTTGAGAAAATTGAAATGAAAAACTTCTTGAACGATAGAGATCATGCAGTCGTAAAGTATGATTTAGACTTTAAAGCCAATAATTATTCTAAAAATGCCGGAAGCAGTATGATATTTAGAGCTGTTCCTATTTTTACCAATAAATTTTATAAAATAGAAGAAAATAGGACGCTTCCTTTTGAAATAGGACAGTCTTTTGAAGATGAATATCATATAAGTTTTATGATTCCAAAAAATTATAAAATCGATGAAGTTCCTGAGAATGTTACGATCAACTCTGAGTTCGGTACGTACAGTTTAAATTTTGTTAAAAATGGAGAAGAAATAAAAGTAAACCGGATCATACGAGTGAATAAAGGGTTATATCCAAAAGAAAAATATAACGACTATATTAATTTCAGAAAAAAAACTATAAACATTGATAACTCAAAAATTTTAATTACTAAAATCTAA
- a CDS encoding DUF3857 domain-containing protein has protein sequence MKKIFLLVFCSANLIFVAAQKQEFLSPPKFNDADLSKQKSLLDENTPAEILYKSVYFMVDHSTGLLHKKYYYRVKIYNKDKAEDWLNLEIPLYQNGSSQETLSKMKAFTYNLENGTVVSTKVEKNSKYKSKESKNVSITKFAFPNVKDGSILEYQFEVSSPFLFAIPEILIESDTPSLYTEYALDAPLNIAYNINYTGSLLPKYKTVEERNQYGSEYKTYRFGYTNLKGFKTEKFVKNDRNYRTKISAELNSTNFGLLKLYSSSWEEIKKRLYANESFGEELKKSKLAKENMPAGISDLKEDVEKADAIFKYVQKNFTWNKDRGVYTENGLKKLLETKIGNAAEINLFLILMFREAGLKSDPLLISTVDNGVINLASPNISNMNFVIAVIDTKDGYHLYDATSKQSSMDELPPRDWNDFGILLAKEKISQVQMINAKSSFNYLTVNAKINDGGTISGTYSDRDTGTYAMSAKESYDDNTDKYKKQYKDNFSIDFTGIDSKILENGDFESTMNFSSENLIDRVGKKIIINPMLFLNKNSNEFDQTEERQYRIDFISAFTKVKKVVLEIPEGYVVEELPKSKKIVTEDKEIEYSYIAEQKGNKLEITSTTKIASADYPKEYYPAFKQIWGVASKSENQVISLIKK, from the coding sequence ATGAAAAAAATATTCTTACTTGTTTTTTGCTCAGCCAATTTAATTTTTGTTGCTGCCCAAAAACAAGAATTTTTAAGTCCGCCTAAATTTAATGATGCAGATCTATCCAAGCAAAAATCTCTTCTGGATGAAAATACTCCTGCCGAAATTTTATATAAATCTGTTTATTTTATGGTAGACCATTCTACGGGATTGCTCCATAAAAAATATTATTACAGAGTAAAGATTTACAATAAAGACAAAGCTGAAGACTGGCTGAATCTTGAAATCCCTTTGTATCAGAACGGAAGCAGTCAAGAAACTCTTTCTAAAATGAAAGCATTTACCTATAATTTGGAAAATGGAACTGTAGTTTCAACCAAAGTAGAAAAAAATTCAAAATATAAAAGCAAGGAAAGCAAGAACGTTTCTATCACTAAATTTGCCTTTCCCAATGTAAAAGACGGCTCCATTTTGGAATATCAGTTTGAAGTTTCGTCACCTTTCTTATTTGCAATTCCTGAAATTTTGATAGAGTCTGATACTCCGTCGCTGTACACAGAATATGCTTTAGATGCCCCTTTGAACATTGCCTACAATATAAATTATACAGGTTCGCTGCTGCCGAAGTATAAAACTGTTGAAGAAAGAAATCAATATGGATCTGAATATAAAACCTATAGATTCGGATATACAAATTTAAAAGGATTTAAGACCGAAAAATTTGTGAAAAATGATAGAAATTACCGGACTAAAATAAGTGCTGAATTAAATTCAACTAATTTTGGATTGTTGAAATTATACTCTTCATCTTGGGAAGAAATCAAAAAAAGGCTGTATGCAAACGAATCTTTTGGTGAAGAGTTGAAAAAATCAAAGCTCGCTAAAGAGAATATGCCTGCCGGTATTTCGGATCTAAAAGAGGATGTAGAAAAAGCAGATGCTATATTTAAATATGTCCAGAAAAATTTCACTTGGAATAAAGACAGAGGAGTTTACACTGAAAACGGACTGAAAAAATTGCTGGAAACCAAAATAGGGAATGCGGCTGAAATTAATCTATTTTTAATTCTAATGTTTAGAGAGGCAGGGCTGAAATCAGATCCTCTTCTTATTTCTACAGTAGATAATGGGGTGATCAATTTAGCTTCTCCCAATATTTCGAATATGAATTTTGTAATTGCAGTTATTGATACAAAAGACGGCTATCATCTGTATGATGCTACCTCAAAGCAGTCTTCAATGGATGAGCTGCCTCCTAGAGACTGGAATGATTTCGGTATTTTATTAGCCAAAGAGAAAATCAGCCAGGTACAGATGATCAACGCAAAATCAAGTTTTAATTATCTTACAGTTAATGCAAAAATTAATGACGGCGGAACTATTTCGGGAACTTATTCTGATAGAGATACGGGAACTTATGCTATGTCTGCAAAAGAAAGCTATGATGATAATACCGATAAGTACAAGAAACAGTACAAAGATAATTTTTCGATAGACTTTACAGGGATTGACTCTAAAATCTTGGAAAATGGTGATTTTGAAAGTACAATGAATTTTTCTTCAGAAAATCTTATTGACAGAGTCGGGAAAAAAATAATTATCAACCCTATGCTGTTTCTGAATAAAAACTCTAATGAATTTGACCAGACTGAAGAAAGACAGTACAGGATTGACTTTATTTCGGCTTTTACTAAAGTAAAAAAAGTAGTATTAGAAATTCCTGAAGGATATGTAGTAGAGGAACTGCCGAAAAGTAAAAAAATCGTTACAGAAGATAAAGAAATAGAATACAGCTATATTGCAGAACAAAAAGGAAACAAACTTGAAATTACTTCAACTACGAAAATTGCAAGTGCAGATTATCCTAAAGAATATTATCCTGCATTTAAACAGATCTGGGGAGTTGCATCAAAAAGTGAAAATCAGGTAATAAGTTTAATTAAAAAATAG
- a CDS encoding DUF5684 domain-containing protein gives MITLLQADPYDSMDAASGAAAAGLGIGMLIFYLIVYLFYGYCMYKIFQKAGREDAWAGFVPIYSAVVLLDIVKKPIWWIILFIIPLVNIYAAWVVYDRLSKGFNKETPLYTILLFFLGFIFIPVLAFGSDKYDSSRIPND, from the coding sequence ATGATAACTCTTTTACAAGCAGATCCTTACGATAGTATGGATGCTGCATCTGGAGCTGCGGCGGCAGGATTAGGAATAGGAATGTTGATTTTCTATTTAATCGTTTATTTATTCTATGGATATTGTATGTATAAAATATTCCAAAAGGCAGGCAGAGAAGATGCTTGGGCAGGATTTGTTCCTATTTATAGTGCAGTTGTTCTTCTGGATATTGTAAAAAAACCGATTTGGTGGATTATTTTATTTATTATACCTCTGGTAAATATCTATGCTGCATGGGTAGTTTATGATAGATTATCTAAAGGATTCAATAAAGAAACTCCTCTATATACAATTCTTTTATTCTTTTTAGGATTTATTTTTATTCCTGTACTGGCTTTCGGAAGCGACAAGTATGACAGCAGTAGAATTCCTAACGACTAA
- a CDS encoding DUF3298 and DUF4163 domain-containing protein, which translates to MKNTIAVLVLSSFFIFSACKKKESGTETVKIGTNEPQKFVVDSVKISDSIKIGDSLSVQYSSKLLVFPTIKDKKLLDSIYFGNKGISDFSKEGLQNLLQKEKNEYFGSIRKDSKDWISDISFKQDWYSENDMNLKSNTNDFMHIQYLSSSYEGGAHGNYGFGERVFDLKNNKKVELQDITSMPKDKIEKLLKKNIDKTHSGSTDSGDDVKNSDMLLVDVIPASDNFYFDDKNIYFHYSPYEIAAYAAGDITIPVSWEELKGTLKPEFKERMKIK; encoded by the coding sequence ATGAAAAATACAATTGCTGTTTTAGTACTGTCTTCCTTTTTTATTTTTTCTGCATGTAAGAAAAAAGAATCGGGTACAGAAACTGTAAAAATAGGGACAAATGAACCTCAGAAATTTGTTGTAGACTCTGTTAAAATAAGTGATTCCATAAAAATTGGTGATTCACTCTCAGTACAGTATTCGTCTAAATTACTTGTTTTCCCTACTATTAAGGATAAAAAACTGCTAGACAGTATTTATTTTGGAAATAAAGGAATCAGTGATTTTTCAAAAGAAGGGCTGCAGAATCTTTTACAGAAAGAAAAGAATGAATATTTTGGCTCAATACGGAAAGACAGCAAAGATTGGATCTCAGATATTTCCTTCAAGCAGGACTGGTATTCTGAGAATGATATGAATTTGAAATCTAATACAAATGATTTTATGCATATTCAATATTTATCAAGTTCATACGAAGGCGGTGCCCACGGAAATTATGGTTTTGGTGAAAGGGTTTTCGATTTAAAAAATAATAAAAAAGTTGAGCTGCAGGATATTACTTCTATGCCTAAAGATAAAATAGAGAAATTATTAAAGAAGAATATTGATAAAACACACAGTGGATCAACAGACTCGGGGGATGATGTGAAAAATTCTGATATGCTTTTGGTAGATGTAATTCCGGCTTCGGATAATTTTTATTTTGATGATAAAAATATTTATTTCCACTATAGTCCTTATGAAATTGCGGCCTACGCTGCGGGAGACATCACAATTCCTGTTTCATGGGAAGAGCTGAAAGGAACTCTAAAACCTGAATTTAAAGAAAGAATGAAAATTAAATAA